The sequence below is a genomic window from Desulfomicrobium macestii.
GCCGAACTCAAGCGCATGTTCGACATCGACCGCCTGATCGTGACCTGCGGAAAATACGGAGCCTGGCAACTGGACAGGGACAATGAGCTCTTTATCGCCTCCCCCGGGAAGGAGCCCTCGCGCATCGTGGACACGGTAGGCGCGGGAGACGCCTTTTCCGCCGTGTGCATCCTTGGCATGCTGTCGTGCTGGCCAGAAACCACCGCCCTGAAGCGTGCCGACGACTTTGCCTCCGCCATCTGCGAAATCCGGGGCGCTGTTCCCGAAGATTCTGAATTTTATCAAAATTTTACCAAGGAGTGGACACGGTGAAGACACGCGGACAGCCCGTCAAAAAACCGCTTTTTATCGTGTTGATCAGCATTCACGGACTGGTGCGCGGACATGACATGGAGCTGGGCCGCGACGCGGACACCGGCGGACAGGTCAAATACGTGGTCGAACTGACCCGCGCTCTTGGCGAACGCCCGGATGTGGAAAAAGCCATCCTGCTGACGCGCAGGGTCATCGACGACGCCGTCAGTCCCGACTATGCGCAGGTGACCGAGCCCCTGTCCGACAAGGCCAGCATCGTGCGCATCGAATGCGGAGAGGAAAAATACCTGCGCAAGGAGCTCCTGTGGGACTCGCTGGATAATTTTTCCGACAACGTCTTCACCTTCCTCAAAAGCCAGGATCGCATCCCCGATCTCCTGCACAGCCACTACGCCGATGCGGGCTATGTCGGAGCCAGGCTCTCGCACCAGATGGGCATTCCCCTCGTTCACACCGGACACTCCCTGGGGCGCAGCAAGCGCCTGCGGCTTCTGGCCAGCGGCAGTTCGCGGGGACAGATCGAAGACACGTACAAGATGTCCCGGCGCATCGAAGCGGAGGAGACCACGCTCAGCGCGGCCGAGCGCATCATCACCAGCACTGGGCAGGAGATCGAGGAACAATACGGCCTCTACGATTTCTACCAGCCCGAACGCATGTGCGTGATTCCTCCGGGCACGGACCTCAGCCATTTCTATCCGCCCCGCGAGAGCGAAAAAAACACCGCCATCGCCAATGAACTGAAACGCTTCCTGCACCGCCCGGCGCGCCCCATGGTGCTTGCGCTCTCGCGGCCGGACCCGAAAAAGAACATCGTGACCCTCATCGACGCCTACGGAGAATCCCCCCATCTGCAGGAAGCCGCCAATCTGGTCATCGTGGCCGGCAACCGCGACGACATCCAGGACATGGATGAAGGTGCGCGGGGCGTCCTGAACGACATCCTCCTCGCCGTCGACCGCCACGATCTCTACGGCAAGATCGCCTACCCCAAGCATCACCGGCCCGAGGAAGTAGCCATCCTTTTCCGCTTGGCCGCCGCATCGCGCGGTGTTTTCGTCAACCCCGCGCTGACCGAGCCCTTCGGCCTGACCCTGCTCGAAGCCGCTGCCTGCGGGCTGCCCATCGTGGCCACGGAGGAAGGCGGCCCCATCGACATCATCAAAAACTGCCGCAACGGTCACCTCATCGATCCCCTCGACAAGGAGTCCATGGCAGAAACGATCCTGCGCACCCTGATCGATAAAAAAGAGTGGCGCACCTTCGCCAAGAACGGCCTGTCCGGCGTGCGCCGTCACTATTCATGGCAGGCGCACGTGGAAAAATATCTGGATGTTGTCCGTCCGCTGGTGGAAAAAACCGCACCGCTGATCCGCATGGCTCCGATCCGACGCAGGGGCATTTCCCGCAAACAGGCGCTCTTCGCGGAACTGGATCTGAGCCTCATCGGCGAAAACTACTCGCTCACGGCGCTCTTGCAGACCCTGCACGCCCACCGCAAGACCGTCCTCTTCGGCATCGTCACCGGACGCCGCCTGGACAACGCCCTGGCCACCTTGCGCAAGCACAAGATTCCCCAACCCGATGTGCTTATCTCCGGCCAGGGGACGGAAATCCATTACGCACCGAACCTCACCCAGGACACTATCTGGGAACAACACATCAACCACCTCTGGGATCCTCGGGCAGTGCGCAAGACGCTGCGCGACATTCCGGGCCTGTCCCTGCAGCCCAAAAAGCACCAGAGCGCGTTCAAGATCAGTTACTACATCGACACCTCCGTGATCAGCGGGCAGCAGGTTCGCCAGCTGCTCCAGCACAACGAGCAGGCCGTGAACGTGCTCGTCTCCTTCGGCCAATACCTGGACGTGCTGCCGCTTCGGGCCTCCAAGGGGCTGGCGCTGCGCTGGTGCTCCGAGCAGCTCGACTTTCCGCTGGAAAGCACCCTGGTGGCCGGAGTCACCGGAGCCGACGCCGACATGCTGCGCGGCAATACCTTGGGCACCGTAGTGGACAACCGGCACATCACCGAACTGTCCGAGCTTGCGAACATCGAGGGCATCCACTTCTCGGAGGCCTCCTTTGCGGCCGGGATTCTCGACGCCATGGCCCATTACGGATTTCCCGCCCAGGAGGAAGGCGCGTCATGAAACGGTTTCTGCTCTGCACCGACCTGGACCGAACCCTGATCCCCAACGGCCCAAATCCCCAGTGGCCGTCGGCCAAGGCCCTGTTCCGGAAGCTGGCGGCACGCGAGGAGATTTGTCTTGCCTACGTGACCGGACGCCACCGTGCCCTGATCGAAGACGCCATCGCGGAGTTCGATCTGCCGTGTCCCGACTTCGCCATCGCCGACGTCGGGGCGAGCATCTATCAGATCAGGGCGGAAGAATGGCTACCATGGAGCACATGGGAACGGCACATCGCGCCGGATTGGGGCGGCATGCACTCCGAAGGTCTTGCGAGCCTACTGCGCGGCTTCCCTGAGCTGCACATGCAGGAGCGGGAAAAGCAGGCCTCCTTCAAGCTCAGCTATTATGTTCATCTGGACGTGGACTCCGGCGCGCTGACGGCCCGCATGCGCGAACGCTTGCAACGCGAGGGCATCCGCGCCAACCTGATCTGGAGCATCGACGAACTGGCGCATATCGGCCTGCTCGATGTCCTGCCGCAAAGCGCCGGAAAGCTGCACGCCATTCGCTTCATGATGGAGCGGCAACACTTTTCCCTGCACGACACCCTCTTCGCCGGCGACAGCGGCAACGACCTGGATGTGCTCTTGAGCGACATTCCGGCGGTGCTGGTGGCCAATGCCGACCCCGAAATCAAATCGAGGGTGGCGGCAACAGGACGCGAAGCGCTGTACATCGCCACGGGCGAATATCTCAGCATGAACGGGAACTACAGCGCAGGAATTTTGGAAGGAGTCGCGCATTTCTGGCCCGAGGCCGCTGCGTGGCTGCAAGAATCTGAATCATAAAGGATGAATACATGTACGAACAAGCTTCCCATGCCCTGCTGAACGAAATCCTGGCCGGACTCAGGCCCGAAATCGGCAAATTCCGGCTGCGCCATTTCTATACCCGGCTGGGCGCGAATTTTTACGCCATATATTCCCTCTTCAAACTCCTCTATGGCGACCGTCCGGACTTCAAGCAACAGATGGTTCGTCTGGTCGAGACCCTTGCCCTGCGCTACATGGAGCGCACCCCCGCCCTGCGCAAATCCGATCTGGCGCGTGAAGTGCAGTACAACTGGTTCCTGAACCAGAAGTGGGTGGCCATGGCCCTGTACTGCGACCGCTTCGCGGACAACCTGCAAGGCCTGCGCGAAAAACTCCCCTATTTCCAGGAACTGGGCGTGAACATGCTGCACGTCATGCCCATCCTCGACTGCCCGCCGGAAAACAATGACGGCGGCTATGCGGTGCGGGACTTCCGCAAGATCGACGCCCGCTACGGCACCCTGCAGGATGTCGAGGAACTGGCGGCCACGCTCAAGAACCGCGAAATCCTTCTGGTCCTCGACATCGTGGTCAACCACACCTCCGACGAACACGAATGGGCGACGCGGGCGCGCCAGGGTGAAAAGAAATATCAGGACTACTACTACGTCTTCGACAACCGCGAAACACCCGACGCCTTCGAGGAGGGCATGCCCGAAATCTTTCCGGTCACCGCTCCCGGAAACTTCACCTGGGACGAGACTATGGGTAAATGGGTCATGACGGTTTTCAACAACTACCAATGGGATCTGAACTACCGCAATCCGGCGGTGCTCATTGAAATGCTCGACATCATCCTCTTCTGGGCCAACAAGGGCGCGGACATCCTGCGCCTCGACGCCGTGGCCTTCCTGTGGAAGAAGATCGGCAGCACCTGCCAGAACGAGCGCGAAGCCCATCTGCTGCTGCGGCTCATGAAGGACTGCTGCCAGGTGACGGCTCCCGGCGTGCTGTTCATCGCCGAGGCCATTGTCGCACCGGGTGAAATCGCCAAATATTTCGGCGAGGACGCGATCTATTCCAAGGAATGCGAGATCGCCTACAACGCATCTCTCATGGCCCTGCTCTGGGATGCCGTGGCCACCAAGAACGCCAACCTGCTCAACCTGGGGGTCAAGAACCTGCCAAACAAGCTGGAGCGGGCGACCTGGCTCAACTACGTGCGCTGCCATGACGACATCGGCCTTGGCTTCGACGACAGCGACGTGGCGCAGGCAGGATACGATCCGACCCTGCACCGGGCCTTTCTGGTCGATTATTACACGGGCAAATTTCCGGAGTCACCGGCCAGGGGCATGCCCTTCGGCACGAATCTGAAAACCGGCGACGCCCGCATCTCCGGTTCGCTGGCTTCATTGGTCGGTCTGGAATCGGCGCTGGAGTCCGAGGATGAGGATGCCATAACCGCCGCGATCAAGACCATCGCGCTGCTGCACAGCGTAATACTCTCTTTCGGCGGCCTGCCGCTCATGTATTACGGTGACGCCATCGGCACGCTGAACAATCTGGAATTCCTGTCCGACCCGGCCACCCAGGACGATTCGCGCTGGGTTCATCGTTCCCGTTTCGACTGGGACAAGGCCGAAAAACGCCATCAGAGCGGCACGGTCGAACAGAGGATCTTCT
It includes:
- a CDS encoding HAD family hydrolase, whose product is MKTRGQPVKKPLFIVLISIHGLVRGHDMELGRDADTGGQVKYVVELTRALGERPDVEKAILLTRRVIDDAVSPDYAQVTEPLSDKASIVRIECGEEKYLRKELLWDSLDNFSDNVFTFLKSQDRIPDLLHSHYADAGYVGARLSHQMGIPLVHTGHSLGRSKRLRLLASGSSRGQIEDTYKMSRRIEAEETTLSAAERIITSTGQEIEEQYGLYDFYQPERMCVIPPGTDLSHFYPPRESEKNTAIANELKRFLHRPARPMVLALSRPDPKKNIVTLIDAYGESPHLQEAANLVIVAGNRDDIQDMDEGARGVLNDILLAVDRHDLYGKIAYPKHHRPEEVAILFRLAAASRGVFVNPALTEPFGLTLLEAAACGLPIVATEEGGPIDIIKNCRNGHLIDPLDKESMAETILRTLIDKKEWRTFAKNGLSGVRRHYSWQAHVEKYLDVVRPLVEKTAPLIRMAPIRRRGISRKQALFAELDLSLIGENYSLTALLQTLHAHRKTVLFGIVTGRRLDNALATLRKHKIPQPDVLISGQGTEIHYAPNLTQDTIWEQHINHLWDPRAVRKTLRDIPGLSLQPKKHQSAFKISYYIDTSVISGQQVRQLLQHNEQAVNVLVSFGQYLDVLPLRASKGLALRWCSEQLDFPLESTLVAGVTGADADMLRGNTLGTVVDNRHITELSELANIEGIHFSEASFAAGILDAMAHYGFPAQEEGAS
- a CDS encoding HAD-IIB family hydrolase, whose amino-acid sequence is MKRFLLCTDLDRTLIPNGPNPQWPSAKALFRKLAAREEICLAYVTGRHRALIEDAIAEFDLPCPDFAIADVGASIYQIRAEEWLPWSTWERHIAPDWGGMHSEGLASLLRGFPELHMQEREKQASFKLSYYVHLDVDSGALTARMRERLQREGIRANLIWSIDELAHIGLLDVLPQSAGKLHAIRFMMERQHFSLHDTLFAGDSGNDLDVLLSDIPAVLVANADPEIKSRVAATGREALYIATGEYLSMNGNYSAGILEGVAHFWPEAAAWLQESES
- a CDS encoding alpha-amylase family glycosyl hydrolase; its protein translation is MYEQASHALLNEILAGLRPEIGKFRLRHFYTRLGANFYAIYSLFKLLYGDRPDFKQQMVRLVETLALRYMERTPALRKSDLAREVQYNWFLNQKWVAMALYCDRFADNLQGLREKLPYFQELGVNMLHVMPILDCPPENNDGGYAVRDFRKIDARYGTLQDVEELAATLKNREILLVLDIVVNHTSDEHEWATRARQGEKKYQDYYYVFDNRETPDAFEEGMPEIFPVTAPGNFTWDETMGKWVMTVFNNYQWDLNYRNPAVLIEMLDIILFWANKGADILRLDAVAFLWKKIGSTCQNEREAHLLLRLMKDCCQVTAPGVLFIAEAIVAPGEIAKYFGEDAIYSKECEIAYNASLMALLWDAVATKNANLLNLGVKNLPNKLERATWLNYVRCHDDIGLGFDDSDVAQAGYDPTLHRAFLVDYYTGKFPESPARGMPFGTNLKTGDARISGSLASLVGLESALESEDEDAITAAIKTIALLHSVILSFGGLPLMYYGDAIGTLNNLEFLSDPATQDDSRWVHRSRFDWDKAEKRHQSGTVEQRIFSSLRKMIALRKEIPAFADFDNRHLLLIENPNLLVFYRTDPENCRSRVLVINNFNVEAQPLPVDALTPHGFFTHESMTDLCTGERVPVEDGQLLIPALSFYWLKD